A genomic stretch from Telopea speciosissima isolate NSW1024214 ecotype Mountain lineage chromosome 7, Tspe_v1, whole genome shotgun sequence includes:
- the LOC122668324 gene encoding terpene synthase 10-like produces the protein MALLHLHNILLLSTPSTSYYSKPAAAAFIQQQRPPPLITQHNHHKCRIVISSNNIRCHATTTTTTASTHSLETTTEDHRRSANYPRCIWDFDFVQSLNSDYKGEAYKSKTKKLEEEVRCKLDDEAMEQLDLLELIDDIERLGLGYLFQEDIKKALDIIIVCLEDVQTMSTRDDESLHATALRFRLLRQHGYEVNPQGMFNHLKDKTGNFKARYVAEDVKGILSLYEASHLAVEGESILEEAKHFTTKALKEIIIKGNHDIEPILAKQVNHALELPLHWRITRLEARWYIDIYEKKENSVIPALIQLAKLDFNIVQAIHQENLADLSRWWKNLGLGEQLSFARDSLVPCYLWTLGLNPEPQFNNFRKDLTKVNVLITTIDDVYDVYGTLEELQLFTDAVERWEITAMEQLPDYMKMCFLALFNTVNEMAYFHLKQHGIDTTPFLKKVWIDLCKTYLVEAKWYYNGHKTTLGEYLNNAVISISGYVVLNHIFFSLPHPTIPEEALDCLSQDDDLSLLHSTSMIVRLADDLGTSVAELERGDVLKSIQSYMYETGASEEMAREHIRHMIEETWQKMNKDIFNNNNKDSLCLPQLFIKTAANFARMSQCMYQHGDGHGIFVDENKNRTNSLLFEPIPLLMDA, from the exons atggcTCTTCTTCATCTCCACAACATCCTCCTCCTATCCACTCCATCCACTTCCTACTATTCCAaacctgctgctgctgctttcATACAGCAGCAAAGACCACCACCTCTCATCACCCAACATAATCATCATAAATGCCGCATCGTCATTTCATCGAACAACATCAGAtgccatgcaacaacaacaacaacaacagcaagcACTCATTCCTTGGAGACAACTACTGAGGATCATAGGCGATCCGCAAACTACCCACGCTGCATCTGGGATTTCGATTTTGTGCAATCCTTAAATAGTGATTACAAG GGTGAGGCCTACAAGAGCAAAACCAAGAAATTGGAAGAGGAAGTAAGGTGTAAGCTTGATGATGAAGCTATGGAGCAGTTAGATCTACTGGAGTTGATTGATGACATAGAGAGACTTGGGTTAGGGTACCTCTTTCAAGAGGATATCAAAAAAGCCCTGGACATCATCATAGTTTGCTTGGAAGATGTCCAAACGATGAGTACAAGGGATGATGAGAGTCTCCATGCTACAGCTCTTCGATTTAGGCTCCTTAGACAACATGGGTATGAGGTGAACCCCCAAG GTATGTTCAATCACTTGAAAGACAAGACAGGCAATTTCAAGGCTAGATATGTAGCAGAGGATGTCAAGGGAATACTAAGTTTGTATGAAGCTTCTCACCTTGCTGTAGAAGGTGAAAGCATCTTGGAGGAGGCCAAACACTTCACAACCAAAGCTTTAAAGGAGATTATTATTAAGGGTAATCATGATATAGAACCAATCCTAGCAAAACAAGTGAATCATGCCTTGGAGCTTCCCCTTCACTGGAGGATAACAAGGTTGGAGGCTAGGTGGTATATTGACATCTATGAGAAAAAGGAGAACTCAGTGATTCCTGCTTTAATCCAACTAGCTAAGTTGGATTTCAACATTGTCCAAGCAATACATCAGGAAAATTTAGCCGATTTATCCAG GTGGTGGAAAAATTTGGGCCTTGGAGAACAGTTGAGTTTTGCAAGAGATAGCCTGGTCCCATGCTATTTATGGACATTGGGTTTGAACCCTGAGCCTCAATTTAATAATTTCAGGAAGGATCTGACTAAGGTTAACGTGTTAATAACGACGATCGATGATGTTTATGATGTCTATGGTACCTTGGAAGAACTCCAACTATTTACAGATGCTGTGGAGag ATGGGAAATTACAGCAATGGAACAACTTCCAGACTATATGAAGATGTGCTTCTTGGCTCTCTTCAACACTGTTAATGAAATGGCCTATTTTCACCTCAAGCAACATGGAATTGACACCACACCTTTCCTAAAGAAAGtg TGGATCGATCTATGCAAAACATACTTAGTAGAGGCAAAATGGTATTACAATGGTCATAAAACAACACTTGGGGAGTACCTAAACAATGCAGTGATTTCAATATCCGGTTACGTCGTACTCAATCATATCTTTTTCTCATTGCCACATCCAACTATTCCAGAGGAGGCGTTAGATTGCTTATCACAAGATGATGATTTGAGTCTCTTACATTCCACATCCATGATAGTTCGACTTGCTGACGATCTTGGTACTTCGGTG GCGGAATTAGAGAGAGGTGATGTACTGAAATCAATCCAATCATACATGTATGAAACCGGTGCTTCTGAGGAAATGGCTCGTGAACATATAAGGCATATGATTGAGGAGACATGGCAGAAGATGAACAAGGACAtattcaataataataataaagattctctttgtcTGCCCCAACTTTTTATCAAGACCGCTGCAAATTTTGCTCGAATGTCACAATGCATGTATCAACATGGAGATGGCCACGGTATTTTTGTTGATGAGAACAAGAATAGAACCAACTCGTTGTTGTTTGAACCTATTCCATTGTTGATGGATGCTTAA